Proteins encoded in a region of the Ziziphus jujuba cultivar Dongzao chromosome 3, ASM3175591v1 genome:
- the LOC132803187 gene encoding disease resistance protein At4g27190-like, whose translation MENLKKVAQEVINYEGIDEKMKKLKRKCDHLKSREEDVKAELEYAEGLLLKKRRKVVENWLANAASIANEVEVEMMEQQVLESSWRFSNLLHEPKIARLTAGVTELIRQGQGIPSRGNGALSPEIEPIAKSLTGKCSGLPLAIKTVAGSMRGVEDISEWRDALEKLKEPAAEHDDDIGIECFLYCSLFPEDYQIDRETLIEHFIDEGFVDGLRSRQAELDRGHTVLNKLENVCLLEAVISKDDGKKYVEMHDLVRSMAIQIGRDKFQFLVEAGEQLREKAGEEKWAEDLKKVSLMDNLLSHIPSSISPKCLRLTTLMLSENFFLKIIPDCFFSHMPQLRVLDLSRTGIINLPTSISELVNLIALWLEWCGKLEYVPSLENLKALRRLNLRGTAITEVHHGLDMLLNLRYLNLEETAIEEIPDGILSKLSCLQYLAIYSPLRVRGEEIVKLSKLETFKGFLYDMNDFNTYVRRRE comes from the exons ATGGAGAATCTGAAGAAGGTTGCACAAGAAGTAATAAATTATGAGGGCATTGATGAAAagatgaagaaattaaaaaggaaatgcGACCATTTAAAGAGTAGAGAAGAAGATGTCAAGGCAGAGCTCGAATATGCAGAAGGCTTATTGTTGAAAAAACGAAGGAAAGTAGTTGAAAATTGGTTGGCAAATGCTGCAAGCATAGCAAATGAAGTTGAAGTTGAGATGATGGAGCAACAAGTTCTTGAAAGTAGCTGGCGTTTTTCAAATTTGCTACATGAACCGAAAATAGCAAGATTAACTGCAGGAGTGACAGAGCTCATTCGGCAAGGTCAAGGAATTCCTTCTCGTGGAAATGG AGCACTTTCTCCTGAAATTGAGCCCATTGCAAAGTCTCTCACAGGAAAATGTTCTGGTCTTCCTCTTGCAATAAAAACAGTGGCAGGATCCATGAGGGGGGTCGAAGACATAAGTGAGTGGAGAGATGCActtgaaaaattgaaagaacCAGCGGCAGAGCATGATGATGACATTGGAATTGAG TGCTTTTTATATTGCTCATTGTTTCCTGAAGACTATCAAATTGATAGAGAAACATTGATTGAGCATTTTATTGATGAGGGATTCGTTGATGGATTGAGAAGTAGGCAGGCAGAATTGGATAGGGGCCATACCGTGTTAAACAAACTTGAAAATGTTTGCTTATTGGAAGCTGTTATAAGTAAAGACGATGGAAAAAAGTATGTGGAGATGCATGATTTGGTAAGAAGCATGGCCATCCAAATTGGAAgagataaatttcaatttttagtaGAAGCTGGAGAACAATTGAGAGAGAAAGCGGGAGAAGAAAAGTGGGCAGAGGATCTTAAAAAAGTTTCTTTAATGGATAATCTCTTATCACATATTCCTTCTAGTATATCGCCAAAATGTCTGAGACTTACAACACTGATGCTAAGTGAAAATTTCTTCCTAAAAATCATTCCAGATTGTTTTTTCAGTCATATGCCTCAGCTCAGAGTTCTTGATTTGTCTCGTACGGGGATTATAAATCTGCCCACATCAATTTCAGAGTTGGTGAATCTAATCGCGTTATGGCTTGAATGGTGCGGGAAATTGGAGTATGTACCATCTTTAGAAAATCTCAAGGCATTAAGGAGGCTGAACCTTAGAGGGACAGCTATAACAGAAGTACACCATGGTTTGGATATGCTGTTGAATCTGAGATATCTCAATCTTGAAGAAACAGCAATAGAAGAGATACCAGATGGCATTTTATCCAAACTCTCTTGTCTTCAATATCTTGCAATTTACTCTCCACTTCGTGTGAGAGGAGAGGAGATAGTGAAGTTGAGTAAGCTTGAAACATTTAAAGGGTTCTTGTATGATATGAACGACTTTAATACGTATGTAAGACGGAGAGAATAA